A genome region from Candidatus Saganbacteria bacterium includes the following:
- the lpxC gene encoding UDP-3-O-[3-hydroxymyristoyl] N-acetylglucosamine deacetylase, producing MFQSKGPSPVKTIADPVSLSGIALHSGQSSKLTFLPGNEVGIFFIYRGKKLPAIADYVTGTNRGTALGDIQVVEHVLSAVSGLGIGALDIELSTNEPPAMDGSAYPFAKALMSAGIREFEGKRQVVEIDSPIYLKDGGASIEALPYDGFEIKFMVDFPIIGYQEFTFSSNYLDEISQARTFGYLEELENLKKCGMAFGASTENALVLSRSGYVNSPRFENEPVRHKILDLIGDLELVGSDIKAKINAVKSGHKLNIALAKKIREIGKGAK from the coding sequence CTGTCAGGGATTGCTCTGCATTCCGGGCAAAGCTCAAAATTGACCTTCTTGCCCGGCAACGAGGTCGGGATCTTTTTTATCTATCGAGGCAAAAAGCTCCCCGCAATAGCTGACTATGTCACCGGGACAAACCGCGGTACGGCGCTTGGAGATATCCAAGTTGTCGAACATGTTCTTTCGGCGGTAAGCGGGCTTGGCATTGGCGCGCTTGATATCGAATTATCGACAAACGAGCCTCCCGCGATGGACGGGAGCGCATATCCTTTCGCCAAAGCGTTAATGTCTGCCGGAATTAGGGAATTTGAAGGGAAAAGGCAAGTTGTAGAAATCGATTCTCCTATTTATCTTAAAGACGGCGGGGCATCAATTGAAGCTTTGCCTTATGATGGATTTGAAATAAAATTTATGGTAGACTTCCCAATAATCGGGTATCAAGAATTCACTTTTTCTTCGAATTATCTCGATGAGATATCGCAAGCAAGGACATTCGGGTACCTTGAAGAACTTGAAAATTTAAAAAAATGCGGCATGGCGTTTGGCGCATCGACTGAAAATGCGCTGGTATTAAGCCGGTCAGGATATGTAAATTCCCCCAGGTTCGAAAACGAACCGGTGCGCCATAAGATACTCGACCTTATCGGCGATCTTGAGCTGGTCGGGTCAGACATAAAAGCAAAAATCAACGCTGTAAAGTCCGGCCACAAATTGAATATCGCTCTTGCAAAAAAAATAAGAGAGATAGGAAAAGGAGCAAAATAA
- the lpxA gene encoding acyl-ACP--UDP-N-acetylglucosamine O-acyltransferase codes for MQDVNDILKTLPHRYPFLLVDKILDMEEGKKIVAIKNVTINEPFFQGHFPGQPVMPGVLIIESLAQVGAIMALRAPSSLGKIVFFAGIDNVRFRRPVLPGDQMKIVVEVLWLKRGLGKIKGTATVEGDIACEGEFTFSLVDQGGAKGSSIHPTSTVHPTAILGNGVQIGPYAVIGPEVEIGDRTIVGAHSVINRWTKIGQDNKIHQSVSIGAAPQDFKYKGEKGQVIIGSKNTIREFVTIHLPAGIDGGKTVIGDENFIMIHAHVPHNCIIGNQVVIGGYVGLGGHTIIEDQVTIGGMSAIHQFVRVGRLSMVGALTKVVQDIPPFMLVEGNPSEVRGINSIGLQRRGISFEAQSEIKKAFKLIYEAKQSTDKIIEALKNRLRPLDEIKHLISFLSEESKRGISKKVALEEIEEELLLPELPELGI; via the coding sequence ATGCAAGACGTAAACGACATCCTAAAGACCCTGCCCCACAGGTATCCTTTCCTTCTTGTAGATAAGATCCTCGATATGGAGGAAGGCAAAAAAATTGTAGCAATAAAAAATGTTACAATAAATGAACCATTTTTCCAGGGGCATTTTCCAGGTCAGCCAGTCATGCCCGGCGTCCTCATCATTGAGTCATTGGCGCAAGTTGGAGCTATTATGGCCCTGCGCGCTCCGTCTTCGCTTGGCAAGATCGTTTTTTTTGCCGGGATAGACAATGTCCGATTTAGAAGGCCTGTTCTTCCCGGGGACCAGATGAAGATAGTGGTTGAAGTGCTTTGGCTCAAGCGCGGGCTTGGGAAAATAAAAGGAACAGCCACGGTTGAAGGCGACATCGCATGTGAAGGCGAATTTACCTTCTCTCTTGTCGACCAGGGAGGGGCAAAAGGAAGTTCTATCCATCCGACCTCGACCGTCCACCCGACGGCAATACTTGGAAATGGCGTGCAGATCGGTCCATACGCGGTAATAGGCCCGGAAGTCGAGATCGGGGATAGAACTATTGTCGGCGCGCACAGCGTCATCAACAGATGGACAAAGATCGGCCAGGATAATAAGATACATCAAAGCGTTTCAATTGGCGCGGCTCCGCAAGACTTCAAATATAAAGGCGAAAAAGGGCAAGTAATAATAGGCAGCAAAAATACAATTAGGGAATTTGTGACCATCCACCTGCCGGCCGGTATTGATGGCGGGAAAACAGTAATTGGCGACGAAAATTTTATCATGATCCATGCGCATGTCCCGCATAATTGTATAATAGGGAACCAGGTCGTAATAGGCGGATATGTCGGCCTCGGCGGGCACACAATAATTGAAGACCAGGTAACTATTGGCGGGATGTCCGCCATTCACCAGTTCGTGCGGGTAGGCAGGCTCTCCATGGTCGGCGCCCTAACAAAAGTTGTGCAGGATATTCCGCCATTCATGCTTGTGGAAGGCAACCCATCCGAAGTCCGCGGAATAAATTCTATCGGCTTGCAAAGGCGCGGGATCTCGTTCGAGGCGCAGTCCGAGATCAAAAAGGCTTTCAAGCTGATATACGAAGCGAAACAATCGACCGACAAAATAATTGAAGCACTTAAAAACAGATTAAGGCCCCTTGATGAAATAAAACATTTAATATCATTCTTATCTGAAGAAAGCAAAAGAGGTATAAGCAAAAAAGTCGCGCTGGAAGAGATCGAAGAAGAATTGCTCCTTCCGGAATTGCCAGAACTTGGGATATGA
- the lpxB gene encoding lipid-A-disaccharide synthase encodes MKFFISACETSGDMHAAHLVEEIKKIAPLSTFLGIGSEHMRASGVNVLFDMSPRGTIGILETLPNLRSIYSFFSTAKELLLAERPDALILIDSQGFNVPLAQYAKKIGIKTIYYIAPQEWLWGSDKNLLKIAKSLDLIIAIFEKEYKIYDAAKANVLYFGHPLLDIVKPTYSREEAQNLFNPGKSPLICLCPGSRVQEIKNLFPILIKAAEIIKENIPEIKLIILVSSGWLKPQIEKILAKYKIKADLVEGYKYDVLNISDLALAASGTINLEASILGTQNIMIYKLNPLTYWIGKNILKIDKKMKYFSMPNILLDEKFIEEFVQDKAKPEAIAAASLNILKKKSKLYNNKLLRLLGQRPVISKAAQAILNFTAPI; translated from the coding sequence ATGAAGTTTTTCATCTCGGCTTGTGAAACAAGCGGAGACATGCATGCCGCGCATCTTGTAGAAGAAATAAAAAAGATCGCACCGCTATCAACCTTCCTAGGCATTGGCAGCGAGCATATGAGAGCCTCCGGAGTCAATGTCTTGTTCGATATGAGCCCCAGGGGGACTATCGGAATATTAGAAACACTTCCTAATCTTCGTTCAATTTATTCGTTCTTTTCAACAGCAAAAGAATTATTGCTCGCGGAAAGGCCCGACGCATTGATCTTGATCGATTCGCAGGGATTTAATGTACCATTGGCGCAATATGCAAAAAAGATTGGGATCAAAACGATATATTACATCGCGCCGCAGGAATGGCTTTGGGGAAGCGATAAGAATTTATTGAAGATCGCAAAATCATTAGACTTGATAATAGCAATATTTGAAAAAGAATATAAAATATACGACGCGGCAAAAGCGAACGTATTATATTTTGGCCACCCGCTATTGGATATAGTTAAGCCGACCTATTCAAGAGAAGAAGCCCAAAATCTTTTCAATCCCGGTAAAAGTCCGCTAATTTGCCTTTGCCCGGGAAGCCGCGTGCAGGAGATCAAAAATCTTTTCCCGATCCTTATAAAGGCCGCCGAAATAATAAAAGAAAATATTCCGGAAATAAAACTTATAATATTGGTCTCTTCCGGCTGGCTAAAGCCGCAAATAGAAAAAATACTGGCAAAGTATAAAATAAAGGCGGATCTCGTTGAGGGATACAAATACGACGTATTAAATATTTCCGATCTAGCCTTGGCGGCGTCGGGCACAATAAACCTTGAGGCGTCTATACTTGGAACCCAAAATATAATGATATATAAGCTAAATCCCCTGACTTATTGGATCGGAAAGAATATTTTGAAGATAGATAAGAAGATGAAGTATTTCAGCATGCCGAATATTTTATTGGATGAAAAATTTATTGAAGAGTTCGTACAGGACAAAGCGAAACCAGAAGCAATCGCCGCAGCTTCATTAAATATATTAAAAAAAAAATCAAAATTATACAACAATAAGCTGCTGCGGCTGCTTGGCCAAAGGCCTGTCATATCTAAAGCGGCTCAAGCCATACTAAACTTTACGGCTCCCATATAA
- a CDS encoding DegT/DnrJ/EryC1/StrS family aminotransferase — translation MAVPFFDLKRQLSSIRPEIDKAVAETLDSCAFILGPKVSELESYSAKYLNAKHAIGVASGTDALMLSLKALDLKPHDEIITTPFTFVATAEAISYCGAKPVFVDIDPGTFNIDPKLIEEKLTNKTKAILPVHLYGQPSNMHEILKIAKKHNLKVIEDCAQAIGSKYENKYVGTIGNIGCFSFFPTKNLGCFGDGGLVTTNSDELAEMIGVLRGHGSKVTYYYDYIGYNSRLDSIQAAILLIRFRYLDDWINKRRETSEKYRKLLSKVTAINLPVEQANSYHAYNQFTIRAPKRDALISFLRSKSIGAMVYYPLSLHLQKAFSNLNYNPGDLPESEKAQDEVLSLPIFPELTDGEIEETAKAIAEFYGQS, via the coding sequence ATGGCAGTTCCATTTTTTGATCTTAAAAGACAATTATCATCAATAAGACCCGAGATCGACAAGGCTGTCGCGGAAACACTAGATAGCTGCGCCTTTATTCTGGGCCCAAAAGTAAGCGAGCTTGAATCTTATTCTGCAAAATATTTAAATGCCAAACACGCCATAGGCGTTGCATCCGGGACTGATGCGCTCATGCTTTCCCTAAAAGCCTTGGACCTAAAGCCTCATGATGAAATTATAACTACCCCGTTCACGTTCGTCGCAACTGCAGAAGCCATAAGCTATTGCGGGGCAAAGCCGGTCTTTGTAGATATTGATCCTGGTACATTTAATATCGATCCAAAATTGATCGAGGAAAAATTAACAAATAAAACAAAAGCCATCCTGCCCGTTCACTTATACGGCCAGCCGTCTAACATGCATGAAATATTGAAGATAGCAAAAAAACATAATTTGAAAGTGATCGAAGATTGCGCACAGGCGATCGGGTCAAAATATGAAAATAAATATGTTGGGACAATTGGCAATATTGGATGCTTCTCGTTCTTCCCAACAAAAAATCTAGGCTGCTTTGGCGACGGAGGGCTTGTAACTACAAATTCTGACGAATTGGCGGAAATGATTGGAGTTCTACGCGGACATGGCAGCAAAGTTACATATTATTACGATTACATCGGGTACAATAGCAGACTGGATTCTATTCAAGCCGCAATTTTGCTTATAAGATTCAGATATTTAGATGATTGGATTAATAAAAGAAGAGAAACATCCGAGAAATATAGAAAGCTTCTGTCAAAAGTTACAGCTATCAATCTTCCTGTCGAACAGGCCAATTCCTACCATGCATACAACCAATTTACTATAAGAGCACCAAAAAGAGATGCCTTGATCAGTTTTTTAAGATCAAAGAGCATAGGGGCAATGGTGTACTACCCACTATCTCTTCATTTACAGAAAGCGTTTTCAAATTTAAATTACAATCCGGGAGATCTGCCTGAATCTGAAAAGGCTCAAGACGAAGTATTGTCCCTGCCCATCTTTCCCGAGCTTACTGACGGCGAGATAGAAGAAACAGCAAAGGCCATAGCGGAGTTTTATGGCCAAAGTTAA
- a CDS encoding Gfo/Idh/MocA family oxidoreductase, which produces MAKVKVGVIGCGAMGSFHVKTAGSHPDAKLIGAFDADQSKASEIAAKYSTTSFSSIEQLLEKVEAIVVATPTSTHPEIASIIISKKKHLLVEKPLSLDSTTSETITNEAERNNCILAVGMIERFNPAFTKAFSIVKNEKILGIEIKRFSPYPARISDASVVWDMMIHDIDLLSTMAKSPLDSIKASGKKTKSELLDEVDSTFYFKDGLIARISCNRGINEKVRKMVITTDHAIYDVDLLEKKLYKRNYGSLSNKEEIVTIIADQLWLEHKDFYSAIRKNRPPKCTGNQAIYVAKLAEEVEQKCLSH; this is translated from the coding sequence ATGGCCAAAGTTAAGGTCGGGGTTATTGGCTGCGGCGCCATGGGTTCCTTTCATGTAAAAACCGCCGGATCTCACCCCGATGCAAAACTGATAGGAGCCTTTGACGCCGACCAAAGCAAGGCTTCGGAAATCGCCGCAAAATATTCCACAACATCCTTTAGTTCGATCGAACAATTATTAGAAAAAGTTGAAGCCATTGTTGTCGCGACCCCAACCTCCACCCACCCAGAAATCGCGTCTATTATTATTTCAAAAAAGAAACACTTATTAGTAGAGAAACCATTAAGCTTGGACAGCACAACATCTGAAACGATCACAAACGAAGCCGAAAGAAATAATTGTATTCTCGCGGTCGGGATGATAGAGCGATTCAATCCGGCATTCACGAAAGCATTTTCGATCGTAAAGAACGAGAAGATCCTCGGCATTGAGATCAAAAGATTCAGCCCCTACCCCGCGAGAATATCAGACGCAAGCGTCGTTTGGGATATGATGATCCACGACATCGACCTGCTATCGACCATGGCCAAGTCGCCGCTCGATTCCATTAAAGCATCGGGCAAAAAAACCAAGTCGGAACTGCTCGATGAAGTCGACTCGACCTTCTATTTCAAGGATGGGCTGATAGCTAGAATTTCGTGTAATAGAGGCATAAATGAAAAGGTTCGCAAGATGGTGATTACAACAGACCATGCCATCTATGATGTTGACCTGCTGGAAAAGAAACTGTACAAAAGGAATTACGGCTCGCTGTCGAATAAGGAAGAAATTGTAACAATTATCGCCGACCAATTGTGGCTCGAACATAAAGACTTCTATTCGGCAATCAGGAAAAATAGACCGCCAAAATGCACGGGAAACCAAGCTATTTATGTCGCAAAATTAGCCGAGGAGGTTGAACAAAAATGCTTATCTCATTGA